The following proteins come from a genomic window of Pseudomonas sp. MAG733B:
- a CDS encoding DUF3077 domain-containing protein, protein MSTTSTPESSELKTIGFTPFIYCKNQALFHVSRGVPLADALAQASDLLHLAKELTLDAAYAKDTDRHAWAAHYLTAMSKAVIDDVAKVLDRRPVQTTKEAAPSKNS, encoded by the coding sequence ATGAGTACAACAAGTACGCCCGAATCCTCAGAACTCAAAACCATCGGCTTCACCCCCTTCATCTACTGCAAAAACCAGGCGCTATTCCACGTCAGTCGCGGCGTTCCGCTGGCCGATGCATTAGCTCAAGCTTCCGATCTGTTGCATCTCGCCAAAGAACTAACCCTGGACGCCGCCTACGCCAAAGACACCGACCGCCATGCCTGGGCCGCGCATTACCTGACGGCGATGAGCAAGGCGGTGATTGATGATGTGGCGAAGGTGCTGGATCGGCGACCTGTTCAAACAACAAAGGAAGCAGCCCCATCGAAAAACTCATAA
- a CDS encoding nucleotidyltransferase domain-containing protein: MPAIPLSDALFTATQQKVLGMLYGKPDQSFYANEISRWAQVGKGSLMRELERLHGAGILTMSRRGNQTHYQANPECPIYAELLGIVRKTFGIAEQLRAALAPLSDQLTWAFIYGSIAKGNEHAGSDIDLMLIGENLNYSDLMERVLPVEEQLGRTINPTLYTLADWQAKKAAGNSFVVRVEQQEKIDLIGRNPAEVADGQ, from the coding sequence ATGCCTGCCATCCCGCTCAGCGATGCCCTGTTTACCGCCACTCAGCAAAAAGTGCTGGGCATGCTGTATGGCAAACCGGATCAGAGCTTCTATGCCAATGAGATATCCCGCTGGGCGCAGGTCGGCAAGGGCAGCCTGATGCGTGAGCTGGAACGTCTGCATGGCGCAGGCATTCTCACCATGAGTCGACGGGGTAATCAGACGCACTACCAAGCCAACCCTGAATGCCCCATTTATGCGGAACTGCTAGGGATCGTGCGCAAGACTTTTGGTATTGCAGAGCAACTGCGTGCTGCCTTGGCTCCATTGAGTGATCAGCTGACGTGGGCATTTATCTACGGCTCCATCGCCAAGGGAAACGAGCATGCAGGTAGTGACATTGACCTGATGCTGATTGGCGAAAATCTCAATTACAGCGACTTGATGGAACGGGTACTGCCCGTTGAGGAACAGCTTGGCCGCACCATTAACCCGACGCTCTATACCTTGGCCGACTGGCAAGCCAAGAAGGCGGCCGGTAACAGCTTTGTAGTGCGGGTTGAGCAACAGGAAAAAATTGACTTGATTGGCCGCAATCCAGCAGAGGTAGCCGATGGGCAGTAA
- a CDS encoding peptidase M41, producing the protein MTTKLPTAVRDRALQIAHHEMGHYVVARVLGFETGGVTLTVTMDLRHRGGASISLVRPISSIDTLKDYLEARIMVLMAGAMAQTLPSTSSAAKRVDKPKATAILKGEQGAEQDYAKIRELQQLLRNLVYPETDHGLSNRISAQLKAMTDRLWSRTQKIIEDQADTIAELAGALLDGMVIVEQWGRAADTYEVVFTGPMLERQRAVQAIPSLRVWTDGYSDAVQHWK; encoded by the coding sequence ATGACAACAAAGCTACCGACCGCAGTACGCGACCGTGCATTGCAAATCGCCCATCACGAAATGGGCCACTACGTTGTGGCCCGTGTGTTGGGTTTTGAAACGGGCGGTGTGACGCTGACAGTGACCATGGACTTGCGGCATCGAGGCGGGGCGTCCATTTCCTTGGTGCGCCCCATTTCGTCGATAGACACCCTCAAGGACTATCTGGAAGCCCGGATCATGGTGCTCATGGCCGGCGCCATGGCCCAGACGCTGCCTTCAACATCATCAGCCGCCAAACGCGTCGACAAGCCCAAAGCAACGGCCATCCTCAAAGGTGAGCAGGGGGCGGAGCAGGACTACGCAAAAATCAGAGAGCTTCAGCAATTGTTGCGCAACCTCGTCTATCCAGAGACTGATCACGGGCTATCTAACCGCATATCGGCGCAACTCAAAGCGATGACTGATCGGCTGTGGAGTCGGACTCAGAAAATCATCGAAGATCAGGCTGATACGATTGCTGAGTTAGCCGGAGCGCTGTTGGACGGCATGGTCATCGTGGAGCAATGGGGGCGGGCGGCGGATACGTATGAAGTGGTGTTCACCGGTCCGATGCTGGAACGGCAGCGGGCGGTGCAGGCCATCCCTTCGTTACGCGTTTGGACTGACGGTTACAGTGATGCTGTTCAGCACTGGAAGTAA